A genomic segment from Schistocerca piceifrons isolate TAMUIC-IGC-003096 chromosome 4, iqSchPice1.1, whole genome shotgun sequence encodes:
- the LOC124796466 gene encoding bromodomain-containing protein 3-like, with translation MQPIESLPHSNREANSSKQDVKEPPPREEVRIEPVNGVVQPPVHPPPDRPGRVTNQLQFMLKAVLKAVWKHQFAWPFHQPVDAKKLNLPDYHKIIKQPMDLGTIKKRLENNYYWSGKECIQDFNTMFTNCYVYNKPGEDVVLMAQTLEKLFLTKVAALPKEEVELDPPPPKGVKGKKGRTAGATGQRGRPSSSAASATVSSSISSSAATSQAAASSAPPAASSTGSAHLPLVTRAPSTVPGSTATTTVPITSGLSHGTHNSLPKQVAAPTSGYIAQPAVMSQMDSQPQTAASIQSQPAAVVPPTPPAKVKKGVKRKADTTTPSASSYDPIYQPAEPKATKMASRRESGRPIKKVVKDLPLSQAPRQDDVLPFHQATVPHAASGVSSIVKTKDKLSDSLKACNEILKELFTKKHSGYAWPFYKPVDAELLGLHDYHDIIKKPMDLGTVKQKMDNREYRTAAEFAADVRLIFTNCYKYNPPDHDVVTMAKKLQDVFESRYAKVPPDPVGGTKMETASSQSSDSESSSESSSESSDSEAERVRKLALLQEQLKAMQDQMRKLVEESSMKRNKKKKDEKEKKKKKPDKHAPVAKETRPLPVTEPVVPSIPSAPLGTADVKPPPELHHTAPKPAVPLTPAPAPVVPAPAPAKATKGRAVRGAGKAPAASAPSRRPKANSRSARGKKKASAAPAPLAFESEDEDSAKPMSYDEKRQLSLDINKLPGDKLGRVVHIIQSREPSLRDSNPDEIEIDFETLKPSTLRELEAYVASCLRKKPHKKVAGKSKDEQMAEKQQELEKRLQHVSGQLGSAKKNAKKDEHKSLDVGGPTSNLSQSSSSSSDSDSSTSSLSSSSSDSSDSEGGFPGYLRGGKHKKTKKEGHQNLQKPASEAPAAPESSVMPPVTNLSMSTTGQTIPQNLARKPPTPVNNATSSNQQAAPVTDPLATVDKQQPSTILPHLVRPPMISPTSAKKVNPGFSNTAKPNIPISDAASAVPVAEEPLSSIMTSPIVPVSDTSLPIPVTSDYDKTAVSQPVSVPLMNTSPTNPLSQFSQNITQTSNITHTSQTGIYPSFDMNMTMSSPNINSQQHSTNGYPHIANMSAMPSVKMEPQTSPLVNFNHSNSLNMQTAMPSIFDPLPVTNMPPAAPDHLPKKEDKPNASSLPQSHVNKPMNDSLMNHIVKAEKKISPEPTKSPVSNFASAFKTTSLKNSSSWSSLAQASSPQNIAAPKSSSIKTTVKESFQAFKKQAKEKKDREQAFKEQEELRRHKKEQAEKERMRQENEKRKEHDDDSLEKSRKTSDNQVSRQEEMKPIDDTEGANHQSVNKAAAERERQRLREQERRRREAMAQQIDMNMQSELMAAFEESL, from the coding sequence ATGCAGCCAATAGAATCACTGCCTCATAGTAACAGGGAGGCAAATAGCAGCAAACAAGATGTGAAGGAACCACCACCTCGGGAGGAGGTTCGCATTGAACCTGTAAATGGCGTCGTCCAGCCTCCCGTTCATCCACCACCAGATCGGCCGGGCCGTGTCACAAACCAGCTGCAGTTCATGCTGAAAGCAGTATTGAAGGCAGTATGGAAGCATCAGTTTGCATGGCCTTTCCACCAGCCAGTGGATGCGAAGAAGCTGAATCTTCCAGACTATCACAAAATCATCAAACAACCAATGGATTTAGGAACAATCAAGAAGCGTCTCGAGAACAATTACTATTGGAGTGGGAAAGAGTGCATCCAAGATTTCAATACTATGTTTACAAACTGTTATGTTTATAACAAACCTGGTGAAGATGTAGTTCTCATGGCACAGACATTGGAGAAGCTCTTCTTAACAAAAGTGGCTGCATTGCCAAAAGAGGAAGTTGAACTGGACCCTCCACCACCTAAAGGAGTCAAAGGGAAGAAAGGCCGAACAGCCGGTGCAACAGGCCAGCGTGGAAGACCATCTAGCAGTGCAGCTAGTGCTACTGTAAGTTCCAGTATATCAAGTTCAGCTGCCACAAGCCAGGCGGCTGCATCTTCAGCACCACCAGCAGCTAGTTCCACCGGTTCAGCACACCTTCCCCTAGTGACAAGAGCACCCTCAACAGTGCCCGGCAGCACAGCGACAACCACTGTTCCTATAACAAGTGGATTGTCCCATGGTACACACAATTCACTTCCAAAGCAAGTGGCAGCACCCACCAGTGGTTACATTGCACAACCTGCTGTGATGTCTCAGATGGACAGCCAACCACAAACTGCTGCATCTATACAGAGCCAACCTGCTGCAGTTGTTCCACCAACACCACCTGCCAAGGTGAAGAAAGGAGTGAAGAGAAAGGCCGATACGACAACACCTAGTGCGAGTTCTTACGATCCCATATATCAGCCGGCTGAACCGAAAGCAACAAAGATGGCATCGCGGAGAGAATCGGGACGGCCGATCAAGAAGGTGGTGAAGGATTTGCCACTCTCACAAGCACCACGGCAGGATGATGTTCTTCCTTTCCATCAGGCAACTGTTCCACATGCTGCTTCAGGTGTAAGTTCAATAGTGAAGACTAAGGACAAATTGAGTGACTCTCTAAAAGCGTGCAATGAGATATTGAAAGAACTTTTTACAAAAAAGCATTCTGGTTATGCTTGGCCATTTTACAAACCAGTTGATGCTGAATTGCTTGGTTTGCATGATTACCATGACATCATTAAGAAACCAATGGATTTAGGCACAGTAAAGCAGAAAATGGACAATAGGGAGTATAGGACAGCAGCTGAATTTGCTGCTGATGTTAGGTTAATATTTACAAATTGTTATAAGTACAACCCACCAGATCACGATGTAGTTACAATGGCAAAGAAATTACAAGATGTGTTTGAATCAAGGTATGCGAAAGTTCCACCAGATCCTGTTGGTGGCACAAAAATGGAAACTGCTTCATCACAGTCATCTGATTCAGAATCTAGTTCAGAGTCATCTTCAGAATCATCTGATTCAGAAGCTGAAAGAGTTCGAAAATTGGCACTTTTACAAGAGCAATTAAAGGCAATGCAAGATCAGATGCGAAAGTTGGTTGAAGAAAGCTCAATGAaaagaaataagaagaagaaagatgaaaaagagaagaagaaaaagaagccagATAAGCATGCACCAGTTGCCAAAGAAACCAGACCTTTACCTGTTACAGAACCTGTAGTACCTAGTATCCCAAGTGCTCCTTTAGGAACAGCTGATGTGAAACCACCGCCTGAGCTACACCACACTGCCCCTAAACCAGCCGTGCCGCTTACTCCAGCACCTGCACCAGTTGTTCCAGCCCCAGCACCTGCCAAAGCTACTAAAGGAAGAGCAGTACGTGGAGCGGGAAAGGCACCTGCAGCCAGTGCTCCTTCTCGACGGCCTAAGGCAAATTCTAGGTCAGCTAGGGGCAAGAAAAAGGCTTCAGCTGCACCTGCCCCCTTAGCATTTGAGTCAGAGGATGAGGACAGTGCAAAGCCAATGTCTTATGATGAGAAGCGCCAGTTGAGTCTTGACATAAATAAATTGCCTGGAGACAAGCTGGGACGTGTTGTGCATATTATACAGTCTCGTGAACCATCATTACGCGATTCAAATCCTGATGAAATTGAAATTGACTTTGAAACATTGAAACCATCCACACTTAGAGAGCTCGAAGCATATGTTGCATCTTGTTTGAGAAAAAAGCCTCACAAAAAAGTTGCTGGTAAGTCAAAAGATGAACAGATGGCAGAAAAGCAGCAGGAGTTGGAAAAGAGGCTTCAGCATGTATCTGGACAGTTAGGTTCAGCTAAAAAAAATGCCAAGAAGGATGAACACAAATCTTTGGATGTAGGAGGACCAACATCAAATCTTTCACAGTCAAGTTCGAGTAGTTCCGATTCTGATTCAAGTACATCTAGCCTTTCTAGTAGCTCTTCTGACTCAAGTGACTCAGAGGGTGGTTTTCCTGGGTATTTGAGGGGAGGGAAgcataagaaaacaaaaaaggaaGGTCATCAGAATCTGCAGAAACCTGCATCAGAAGCACCTGCTGCACCAGAAAGTTCGGTGATGCCACCAGTTACTAATTTGAGTATGTCAACCACAGGACAGACAATTCCTCAGAATTTGGCTCGGAAACCACCTACGCCTGTTAATAATGCCACCAGTAGTAATCAGCAGGCAGCACCTGTCACAGACCCTTTAGCAACAGTGGATAAGCAACAACCATCTACTATTTTGCCTCATTTAGTTCGGCCTCCAATGATATCCCCCACATCGGCAAaaaaagtgaacccaggtttctccAACACAGCCAAGCCCAACATTCCCATTTCTGATGCTGCTTCTGCTGTTCCAGTTGCAGAAGAGCCCCTTTCCTCAATTATGACATCACCTATTGTACCAGTGTCAGACACCTCGTTACCTATTCCTGTCACCTCCGACTATGACAAAACAGCTGTGTCACAACCTGTGTCAGTACCACTAATGAATACTTCACCAACTAATCCACTTTCTCAGTTTTCCCAGAACATAACACAAACCTCAAATATCACTCACACATCACAGACTGGTATTTATCCTTCATTTGATATGAATATGACCATGTCTTCACCTAATATAAATTCACAGCAGCATTCCACCAATGGCTACCCTCACATTGCCAATATGTCAGCTATGCCATCTGTTAAAATGGAACCCCAGACCTCACCTTTGGTAAATTTTAATCATTCAAACAGCCTTAATATGCAAACTGCCATGCCATCAATATTTGATCCCCTCCCTGTTACAAATATGCCTCCAGCTGCACCAGACCACCTCCCAAAAAAGGAAGATAAACCAAATGCTTCATCTCTACCTCAGTCTCATGTCAACAAACCCATGAACGACAGTTTGATGAATCACATTGTaaaagcagaaaagaaaatatCCCCAGAACCTACAAAATCTCCTGTATCTAACTTTGCTTCTGCTTTTAAGACTACAAGTTTGAAAAATTCAAGTTCATGGTCGTCTCTTGCCCAAGCTTCATCGCCACAAAACATTGCTGCGCCTAAATCATCATCCATAAAAACTACAGTGAAGGAAAGTTTCCAGGCCTTCAAGaaacaagcaaaagaaaagaaagataggGAACAAGCTTTCAAAGAACAAGAAGAACTTCGTCGCCATAAAAAGGAACAAGCCGAGAAAGAGAGGATGAGGCAAGAAAATGAGAAAAGGAAAGAACATGATGACGATTCACTAGAGAAGTCAAGAAAAACCAGTGATAACCAAGTTTCTCGACAAGAAGAGATGAAACCTATTGATGACACTGAGGGTGCAAATCACCAGTCTGTGAACAAAGCGGCTGCTGAAAGGGAGAGACAAAGATTAAGGGAACAGGAACGGCGCCGCCGAGAAGCAATGGCTCAGCAGATTGACATGAACATGCAAAGTGAGCTAATGGCTGCATTTGAGGAGTCATTATAA